Below is a window of Romeriopsis navalis LEGE 11480 DNA.
CTTATATGTGTTTGAGAAGCCGCAGGACGATCGCACAGAATATACGGCCGCAGAATTTGCCGATATTCGCGATAAAATTCGCCAGACGCTAGAGCCGCTAGTGGTCTCCCTGCGTGATCAGGGTAAGGCCATGCGCATTGGTGTAAACCACGGTTCGCTTTCCGAGCGGATGCTCTTCACCTATGGAGATACGCCAGAGGGCATGGTTGAATCGGCCTTAGAATTTATCCGAATTTGTGAATCACTGGACTTCCGCAATATTGTGATTTCGATGAAAGCCTCCCGGGTGCCGGTGATGATCGCGGCTTACAAGCTGATGGTGCAGCGCATGGATGCCGAAGGGATGAACTATCCCTTGCATTTAGGGGTGACGGAAGCCGGTGATGGTGAGTATGGCCGGATTAAATCAACAGCGGGGATTGGGACGCTACTGGCGCAGGGGATCGGCGATACGATTCGCGTGTCGTTGACTGAAGCTCCGGAAAAAGAAATCCCGGTTTGCTACAGCATTTTGCAGGCTCTAGGGTTGCGCAAAACGATGGTGGAATACGTGGCTTGCCCTTCCTGTGGCCGCACATTATTTAACCTCGAAGATGTTTTGCATGAGGTGCGTGAGGCGACGAACCACCTAGTGGGACTCGATATTGCCGTCATGGGTTGTATTGTCAATGGGCCGGGTGAGATGGCGGATGCCGACTATGGCTATGTTGGTAAAACGCCAGGAACGATTTCGTTGTATCGCGGGAAGGAAGAAATTAAGCGAGTGCCGGAAGTGGACGGAGTGCAGGAGTTAATCAACCTGATCAAAGCGGATGGTTGTTGGGTTGAGCCAGAGGCGATCGCTGCGAGCTAAGATGATGCGTGTGGGCGATTGACCGAATAAATTCTCTAAACCCGGATGACTGTGGCATTGGCGGTGGGGCCTAGATTTGGATTCAGCGCCGTCGAGGGGGTTGCTACAGCATCGATGTCCGGCCGCAAATTACATCAATTGCGTTTGATTATGATTGGCGACGTTCATCCGGATCATACGAGCTTTGCTGTGTTAGATTGAGCATAACTAAAAGACCTCCCGGACTTGCGTAGTATGGCTTTGATCAAACAGGCACTGATTTTGGGCGCGACCGCCATTGCTGTCAGCGGTGCCGCCGCGGTTGGCTGGGGCACCTACGGGCCAACTAAAGTGCCATCGATCATTGCGCCCATCATGGCTCAAGATGAGCCGAAAGAAGTGGTGGATGAGGTCTGGAATATTGTGCAGTCGCAGTATGTTGATGCGACGTTCAATCAGACGGATTGGGTCGCCGTTCGCAAAGATTTTCTCGGGCGTAAATATACGAACCGCAAAGCGGCCTACGAGGCTTCGCGGGAAATGCTGAAAAAGCTCAATGATCCCTATACTCGGTTTATGGATCCAGATGAGTACAGTAATATGAAAATTGATACCACGGGGGAGCTGAGTGGTGTCGGTATTCAACTCGCGGTTGACGATAAGACGAAGGAACTCACGGTGGTCGCGCCGATCGAAGATAGTCCGGCTTTCCGTGCGGGGATTCAAGCGAAGGACGTCATTATCAAGATTGATAATGAATCAACGAAAGGCATGGACGATAAACGTGCTGTGCAGTTGATTCGGGGTGAGGTGGGTAGTCAGGTGACACTGACAGTGCGGCGTGATAAGAAAGAGCTGGCCTTCCCCATTACGCGTGATCGGATTGAAATTCATCCAGTCAAATATCGGGTTCAGAAAGCCAAAGGGCAGAATGTCGGCTACATTCGCTTGGTGCAATTTAGCCAACCGGCGATCGGTGAAATGGAAGATGCGATTCGTGACCTGGAGAAGCAAGATATTCAGGGCTATGTGCTAGACCTGCGCTCGAATCCCGGTGGCTTGCTCAATGCGAGCATTGATATTGCGCGGATGTTTATGGATAAAGGCACGATCGTCTCGACGGTGACTCGTCGTGGTGATCAAGCTCGCAAAACTGCAAATAACTCCGCGTTGACCCGGAAGCCAATGGTGGTTCTGGTTGATGGTGGTTCTGCCAGTGCCAGCGAAATTCTGTCTGGGGCGTTGCAAGACAATTCCCGCAGTAAGGTGATTGGGACGAAAACCTTCGGTAAGGGTTTGGTCCAGGCCGTGCTGCCGTTGCGCAGTGATAATGAGCAATCGGCGATGGCGGTGACGATTGCCAAGTACCTCACCCCGAGTGGTCGTGACATCAATAAGTTGGGGATTGAGCCGGATGTGAAGGTCGAGTTGACTGAGCAGCAACGTAAATCGCTGTCGCAGGATAACAAGAAGATTGGCACCCCAGCGGATGCTCAGTTTGCTAAGGCGGTTCAGGTTTTGCTATCGGAGAAGGGCTAGGTTTTTGCGTTCGTCATTACGCTGCAGTCCGGCCGATTATTTTGCACCGATTGATTTGGGGTTGAGTGCATGTGATTGCTGATAGTTGCTTTGCTTGAGTAATTGTTTTGCCTGAGATTGTTTTGGTGCACCGTTAGTTGCATGCCGCTACATGGGCTGACATTTTCCCGCTCGGATCAAACCGATGCGTTTGGCGATTGCCTCGGCTTTGGATTGGTAGGGACCCCATTGTTTGAGGTGAGGGGGCGCTGACGGATCGGAGTTTGGTCGGATTTCGCACTGCCCAGAGCCCTGCTGCACGATATACCAAGCGGTCTCCTCCGACTGTAGATTATTCATGCGGGCGTTGGGGAGTTCTGGGTTTGGGCTGATTTGTGTGTGTGTGGGACGCATTGACATTCTCCTTGAAGCTACGGCGATAGTCCGCTTCACTTTAACGTCAATTCCGCACTCCTACTGAGCTGTGACTCAATCGCAGGGGCAAGCTGAAGACATAGTAATAACGCCTTTTCAACATTTAAGGTTTTGCGCCACTTTGCTCCGCTTGCGATGGCGCGACGGCCAAAATCGTTGGGGATTCACTTGTTATGACTTCCAGGGCTTTTCCTCAGAACTAAAGTTGTGTTATGACCTCAGAACCGCGTCCTCCGATTTCCGCTCCACCTGTGCCGCGTGTACCGGCGGCCCCGCCGCCACCGCTGCGGACAAGTCCGCCAGCGGCCCCAGGTATGTTTGATACGTCTGAACAGACCCGGTTGAATCCTCCTGGAATGGCCGATCGTAGTACCCATACGCAAGATGTGACCCGGTTGGCCGCGAATCCGGTGGCACCCCCACCTTTGCCGCCGCGTCCGCCAATGCCCGCGATGCCGGCCTCTGATCCTGCCGCTCCGGTGACGGAGCTAGCGGCAGCCCCGATGCCGCCAGTGGCCCAACCCCAAACGTTGCCGCAAACAGCACCGCAGACTGCGGCTCCAGCTGCGACGCCGGCGACCCCGGCACATCGGCCTGCGGCGTCGCCCTTTGCTTCGAATCCCCAGAATCGCTCGCCGGGTGCGCCGACCCTTGAGCAGGTACTACGCAATGCCTTTGAAAAGGGATTTTCGGATGTACATTTGGGCGTGGGTGAAGTTCCCCGCTACCGCGATCGCGGTGAGATTATGCTGACCGAGTGGCCAGAAATCACCAAGGAAACTTTCTATAGTTGGTTACAAGAGATCCTAACGCCGGAGGAAATTGCCCGGTTTGAAGATACCTTGGACTTTGACGGTGCGACGCAGTATGACTTTGCCCGGATTCGAGTCAATATTTTTGATTCTTTGCATGGCCCGTCAATGGTTCTGCGCTTGATTCCGATGAAAATTTTGACCTGCGAGCAGTTAAATCTGCCGCCGGTATTCCGGGATATTTGCCATTTCCACAAAGGCTTGATTTTGATTACTGGACCCACGGGTTCCGGTAAATCAACCACCATGGCGGCGATGGTGGACCATATGAATAGCACCATGCCCCGCAATATCATTACGATCGAGGACCCCATTGAATTCGTCCACAAAAGTCGTAAAGCCTTGATCAAACACCGGGAAGTTGGCATCAACACCCGCAAGTTTGATAACGCGCTGAAAGCGGCGCTGCGAGAAGATCCCGATGTGATTCTAGTGGGTGAGATGCGGGACCGGGAAACCGTTAATACCGCACTTAAGGCCGCCCAAACTGGTCACTTGGTTATGGGTACCCTCCACACGAACAGCGCGATTAAGACGATTGAACGTGTGCTGGGTCTTTACCAGCCAGAGGAACAGCCAGCGATGCGGGTCGCGTTGGCGGAATCGCTGATTTCGGTGATTGCCCAAGGTTTGTGTCGCACGACGGATGGTAAGCGGGCTGCCTTCCACGACATTATGATCAACACCGATGCGATTAAGGATTATATCCGTCGGGGTGATCTAGATGAGATTGAGCAAATTATGCCGAATTGTGGCTTTGATGGCATGTGTACGATGAACCAATCGCTATACAAGCTGTACGAAGAAGGCCGCATCAGCGAAGAAGTTGCGCTAGAGATGTCACCCAAGACCAACGAGATGGCACAAATGCTGCGTGGTCGTTGCTAGGTTCGGATTGTTATCTGCACGTGAGCGGCAACTAAGTGATTGGGTGG
It encodes the following:
- a CDS encoding type IV pilus twitching motility protein PilT; the protein is MTSEPRPPISAPPVPRVPAAPPPPLRTSPPAAPGMFDTSEQTRLNPPGMADRSTHTQDVTRLAANPVAPPPLPPRPPMPAMPASDPAAPVTELAAAPMPPVAQPQTLPQTAPQTAAPAATPATPAHRPAASPFASNPQNRSPGAPTLEQVLRNAFEKGFSDVHLGVGEVPRYRDRGEIMLTEWPEITKETFYSWLQEILTPEEIARFEDTLDFDGATQYDFARIRVNIFDSLHGPSMVLRLIPMKILTCEQLNLPPVFRDICHFHKGLILITGPTGSGKSTTMAAMVDHMNSTMPRNIITIEDPIEFVHKSRKALIKHREVGINTRKFDNALKAALREDPDVILVGEMRDRETVNTALKAAQTGHLVMGTLHTNSAIKTIERVLGLYQPEEQPAMRVALAESLISVIAQGLCRTTDGKRAAFHDIMINTDAIKDYIRRGDLDEIEQIMPNCGFDGMCTMNQSLYKLYEEGRISEEVALEMSPKTNEMAQMLRGRC
- the ispG gene encoding (E)-4-hydroxy-3-methylbut-2-enyl-diphosphate synthase, translating into MQTLPNPVSASSSNPTENYTDPAIRRRDTRPVQVGDITIGGGAPVVVQSMINEDTLDIEGSVAAIRRLHEIGCEIVRVTVPSIGHAKALAEIKQKLKATYQNVPLVADVHHNGMKIALEVAKHVDKVRINPGLYVFEKPQDDRTEYTAAEFADIRDKIRQTLEPLVVSLRDQGKAMRIGVNHGSLSERMLFTYGDTPEGMVESALEFIRICESLDFRNIVISMKASRVPVMIAAYKLMVQRMDAEGMNYPLHLGVTEAGDGEYGRIKSTAGIGTLLAQGIGDTIRVSLTEAPEKEIPVCYSILQALGLRKTMVEYVACPSCGRTLFNLEDVLHEVREATNHLVGLDIAVMGCIVNGPGEMADADYGYVGKTPGTISLYRGKEEIKRVPEVDGVQELINLIKADGCWVEPEAIAAS
- a CDS encoding S41 family peptidase, which encodes MALIKQALILGATAIAVSGAAAVGWGTYGPTKVPSIIAPIMAQDEPKEVVDEVWNIVQSQYVDATFNQTDWVAVRKDFLGRKYTNRKAAYEASREMLKKLNDPYTRFMDPDEYSNMKIDTTGELSGVGIQLAVDDKTKELTVVAPIEDSPAFRAGIQAKDVIIKIDNESTKGMDDKRAVQLIRGEVGSQVTLTVRRDKKELAFPITRDRIEIHPVKYRVQKAKGQNVGYIRLVQFSQPAIGEMEDAIRDLEKQDIQGYVLDLRSNPGGLLNASIDIARMFMDKGTIVSTVTRRGDQARKTANNSALTRKPMVVLVDGGSASASEILSGALQDNSRSKVIGTKTFGKGLVQAVLPLRSDNEQSAMAVTIAKYLTPSGRDINKLGIEPDVKVELTEQQRKSLSQDNKKIGTPADAQFAKAVQVLLSEKG